The Spirosoma radiotolerans genome has a window encoding:
- a CDS encoding xylulokinase — protein MYLLGFDLGSSSVKACLVDADSGKAVASAFFPETEMIIESPQAGFAEQQPENWWKNACLASKAVMQKANVQPADVKAIGISYQMHGLVVVDKDFNVLRPSIIWCDSRAVPYGNQAFDALGHDRTLHHLLNSPGNFTAAKLAWVKANEPTIYAQVDKFMLPGDYLAARMTGDIVTTASGLSEGAFWDFQANQPAQFLLDYFGFDASLIPTIKPTFAPQGELMESAANELGLAAGTPVTYRAGDQPNNALSLNVLEPGQIAATAGTSGVVYGVSDQASYDPKSRVNTFLHVSHTVEAPRYGVLLCVNGTGILNSWLRNQMLQRSISYPDMNTLAHEAPVGADGLVCLPFGNGAERMLENADLGASFQGLNLTRHGLPHMIRAAQEGIVFALYYGIQIMESVGVGLQTIRAGEANMFLSPLFRDTLANLTGATIELYNTDGAQGAARGAGLGLGHYKNAQEAFAGLQVTRTIESDMRAQEGYRNAYERWLDLLQSRN, from the coding sequence ATGTATCTTCTTGGATTTGACCTCGGCAGTTCGTCCGTCAAAGCGTGTTTAGTTGATGCCGATAGCGGCAAGGCTGTTGCGTCGGCCTTTTTTCCGGAAACGGAAATGATTATTGAATCTCCCCAGGCCGGTTTTGCCGAACAACAACCGGAAAACTGGTGGAAGAATGCCTGTCTGGCCAGCAAAGCCGTTATGCAAAAAGCGAATGTGCAACCCGCTGATGTAAAGGCGATTGGCATATCCTACCAAATGCACGGCCTGGTCGTTGTCGATAAAGACTTTAACGTCTTACGGCCCTCGATCATCTGGTGCGATAGCCGGGCGGTTCCCTATGGCAACCAGGCATTCGATGCGCTTGGCCACGACCGTACGCTGCATCACCTGCTTAATTCACCGGGTAATTTCACGGCCGCCAAACTCGCTTGGGTAAAAGCGAATGAGCCGACTATATACGCGCAGGTGGATAAGTTTATGCTTCCCGGCGACTATCTGGCGGCCCGCATGACGGGCGATATCGTCACTACGGCATCGGGTTTATCAGAAGGCGCTTTCTGGGATTTTCAAGCGAACCAGCCTGCCCAGTTCCTGCTTGATTATTTTGGCTTCGATGCCTCGTTGATCCCAACGATCAAACCAACGTTTGCCCCCCAGGGTGAATTGATGGAGTCGGCGGCTAACGAACTGGGCCTTGCCGCCGGAACGCCCGTCACGTACCGGGCAGGCGATCAGCCGAATAACGCGCTTTCGCTCAACGTCCTGGAACCCGGCCAGATTGCCGCCACGGCTGGTACGTCGGGTGTGGTCTATGGCGTTAGTGACCAGGCCAGCTACGACCCAAAATCGCGCGTCAATACTTTCCTGCACGTTAGCCATACCGTCGAAGCCCCGCGCTATGGCGTTCTGCTATGCGTAAATGGCACCGGAATTTTGAACAGCTGGCTGCGAAATCAGATGCTGCAACGATCGATCAGCTACCCCGACATGAACACCCTGGCGCACGAAGCCCCGGTTGGTGCCGATGGACTGGTTTGTCTGCCGTTTGGCAACGGTGCCGAACGCATGCTCGAAAACGCTGATCTGGGGGCCTCTTTTCAAGGATTGAATCTAACACGGCATGGCCTGCCACACATGATTCGGGCGGCTCAGGAAGGCATCGTTTTTGCCTTGTATTACGGCATCCAGATCATGGAAAGTGTTGGGGTAGGTCTGCAAACGATCCGTGCTGGCGAGGCCAACATGTTTCTCAGTCCACTCTTCCGCGACACCCTGGCCAACCTGACCGGCGCTACAATAGAACTGTATAATACTGACGGTGCCCAGGGGGCAGCTCGGGGTGCCGGACTGGGCTTGGGTCATTATAAAAATGCGCAGGAAGCCTTCGCCGGACTTCAGGTAACCAGGACAATCGAATCTGACATGCGCGCTCAGGAAGGCTACCGGAATGCCTACGAGCGTTGGCTAGACCTGTTACAATCCAGAAACTGA
- a CDS encoding family 78 glycoside hydrolase catalytic domain, with product MKRFLFTALFLVTLSASYAQSTTPDWTNQYWTARWILHPTAPARQYGIYHFRKAIDLVQKPGRFVVHVSADNRYRLFVNGKSVAIGPARSDTQNWNYETIDLAPYLQAGRNVLAAQVWYMGEGAPFAQMSYQLGFLVQGNSEAEKLVNTDASWKIFHNPAYSPVKNDIPKLKTYIVAGDGDRVDAAQYPWGWEQPNFDDKAWVAAKPLGFPTKPRGLGTDGNWGLVPRAIPMMEESTVRLASVRRTENGKMDAAFLQGKSPVTVPANTKAVFLFDQGHLTNAYPELTVSQGKGATITLGYAEALVDAKNKKGNRNDIEGRTLLGFEDQFLPDGSSKRTFRPLWFRTYRYLQVTVETKGEPLVLEDLAGQFTGYPFQQKAQFATSTSMLGTSMPGTSMPGDTTLKAIWEVGWRTARLCAGETYYDCPYYEQLQYTGDTRIQSLISLYVTGDDRLMRKAILDYDHSRFNDGLTQSRYPSADFQVIPTFSLFWVCMVHDYWMHRQDDAFVKSMLPGILSVLNWHEQRIAKTGLNGPLEWWNFVDWSAWKNAKDEIAGGVPAGARKGGSSILSLQQAYTYFRAGDLLAHYGQNQLAEHYRELGRRLNKAVFAQCWDAGRGLFADTPDKTSFSQHANILAVLTDAVPVAQQAGLVQKTIADTSLTQATFYFKFYLFEALKKTGLGDQFIAQLKPWRDMLAMGLTTFAENPEPTRSDCHAWSASPLYEFMSTTCGIRPAEPGFKSVRIEPFMADLTTVDGKMPHPLGEIAVQFQKTPTGGLTGTVTLPNNLTGTLRWKGKSLPLKSGKQPVSL from the coding sequence ATGAAACGGTTTCTGTTTACGGCCCTCTTTTTAGTAACGCTCTCGGCGAGCTATGCCCAATCAACTACCCCCGACTGGACAAATCAATACTGGACGGCCCGCTGGATACTTCACCCAACCGCACCGGCTCGTCAATATGGTATTTATCATTTCCGAAAAGCCATTGACCTGGTCCAAAAGCCCGGCCGCTTTGTGGTGCATGTCTCGGCCGATAACCGCTATCGGCTGTTCGTGAATGGCAAATCGGTGGCTATAGGACCCGCTCGCAGCGATACCCAAAACTGGAATTACGAAACGATCGATTTGGCGCCTTACCTGCAGGCGGGCCGCAATGTGCTGGCCGCTCAGGTGTGGTATATGGGGGAGGGGGCGCCTTTCGCGCAGATGAGCTACCAGCTTGGGTTTCTGGTACAGGGAAACAGTGAGGCCGAAAAACTCGTCAACACCGATGCCAGTTGGAAAATCTTCCATAACCCCGCCTATTCGCCCGTTAAGAATGATATTCCGAAACTGAAAACCTACATCGTTGCGGGGGATGGCGATCGGGTTGATGCGGCTCAATATCCGTGGGGCTGGGAGCAACCCAACTTTGATGATAAAGCCTGGGTAGCCGCCAAACCGCTGGGCTTCCCGACGAAACCCCGTGGTCTGGGAACTGATGGTAACTGGGGGCTCGTGCCGCGAGCTATTCCCATGATGGAAGAAAGTACCGTTCGGTTGGCGAGCGTTCGGCGCACTGAAAACGGGAAGATGGACGCTGCTTTTCTTCAGGGAAAATCGCCGGTTACGGTGCCGGCCAACACAAAGGCTGTGTTTCTGTTCGACCAGGGCCATCTGACCAATGCCTATCCCGAATTGACGGTGAGCCAGGGCAAAGGAGCTACCATAACGTTGGGCTATGCTGAGGCATTGGTGGATGCTAAGAACAAAAAAGGCAATCGGAACGACATAGAGGGACGAACATTGCTCGGGTTTGAGGATCAGTTCCTGCCCGACGGCAGCAGCAAACGAACGTTCCGGCCGCTCTGGTTTCGGACGTATCGTTATTTGCAGGTCACGGTCGAGACGAAGGGAGAACCGCTTGTTCTGGAGGATTTGGCTGGGCAGTTTACGGGCTATCCTTTCCAGCAAAAAGCACAGTTTGCTACCAGCACCTCCATGCTGGGCACCTCCATGCCGGGCACGTCCATGCCGGGCGACACAACGCTGAAAGCCATCTGGGAGGTGGGCTGGCGAACGGCCCGGCTGTGTGCGGGCGAAACCTATTACGACTGTCCGTACTACGAGCAACTGCAATACACCGGCGACACCCGGATTCAATCCCTGATTTCGCTGTATGTGACGGGCGATGACCGGCTGATGCGTAAGGCCATTCTCGATTATGACCATAGTCGATTCAACGACGGTCTGACGCAGAGTCGCTACCCATCGGCCGATTTTCAGGTGATCCCAACCTTTTCACTGTTCTGGGTTTGCATGGTTCATGATTACTGGATGCATCGGCAGGACGATGCCTTTGTGAAGTCGATGTTGCCGGGCATCCTGAGCGTACTGAACTGGCACGAGCAACGGATTGCCAAAACGGGGCTGAACGGCCCGCTCGAATGGTGGAATTTCGTAGATTGGTCAGCCTGGAAGAATGCGAAAGACGAAATTGCGGGTGGCGTTCCGGCGGGTGCACGCAAGGGCGGTTCGAGTATTTTGTCGTTGCAGCAGGCCTACACGTATTTCCGGGCGGGTGATTTACTGGCGCACTATGGCCAGAATCAGCTCGCCGAACACTACCGCGAGCTGGGCCGTCGGTTAAATAAAGCGGTTTTTGCGCAGTGTTGGGATGCCGGGCGTGGACTGTTCGCCGACACACCCGATAAAACGTCCTTCAGTCAGCATGCCAATATCCTGGCTGTTCTGACCGATGCTGTACCCGTTGCCCAGCAGGCTGGTTTGGTTCAGAAAACAATCGCGGATACGTCCCTGACCCAGGCTACCTTTTACTTCAAGTTCTATTTGTTCGAAGCCCTCAAAAAGACTGGACTCGGCGATCAGTTTATTGCCCAACTGAAGCCCTGGCGCGATATGCTGGCCATGGGGCTAACCACGTTTGCCGAAAACCCCGAGCCGACGCGCTCCGATTGCCACGCCTGGAGCGCATCTCCGCTCTATGAATTTATGTCGACTACTTGCGGCATTCGACCCGCTGAACCCGGATTCAAGTCGGTGCGGATTGAGCCATTTATGGCTGATTTGACAACGGTCGATGGGAAAATGCCGCATCCGTTAGGCGAGATAGCCGTTCAGTTTCAGAAGACACCAACGGGCGGCCTAACCGGCACGGTTACCCTGCCCAATAACCTGACGGGGACGTTGCGCTGGAAAGGAAAATCGTTGCCGCTTAAATCGGGAAAACAGCCGGTAAGCTTGTAA
- a CDS encoding DUF1223 domain-containing protein has protein sequence MNYLLLLLTACGMAFWAPDKSPIKPAPQPVVVLELFTSQGCSSCPPADRALQEITRQAASTGQMVYSLSFHVDYWNRLGWQDPFSNKLFTDRQRQYDRALNSQTYTPQLVINGKQDVIGGQKAKIEQAIQSIQKQPASEFIGVEGSVAREAGQVTIKYELSAAGPYRVNVALVQKEAHTAVKNGENGGRTLTNTNVVRQFKTIDQASTSGRLSLPLPTGLSADQTAVLVYVQRTDNGQVVGAKQL, from the coding sequence ATGAATTACCTCCTTTTGCTCCTGACCGCTTGTGGGATGGCCTTTTGGGCACCCGACAAAAGCCCGATAAAACCCGCCCCTCAGCCGGTTGTTGTGCTGGAATTATTCACCTCGCAGGGCTGTTCCAGTTGCCCGCCTGCCGACAGAGCCTTGCAGGAAATAACCCGGCAGGCCGCCAGTACCGGGCAGATGGTTTATAGCCTATCGTTCCATGTCGACTACTGGAATCGCCTGGGCTGGCAGGACCCTTTCAGCAATAAGCTCTTCACCGACCGCCAGCGCCAGTACGACCGCGCTTTGAACAGTCAAACCTATACGCCCCAACTGGTTATCAATGGGAAACAGGATGTGATTGGTGGGCAAAAAGCGAAAATTGAGCAAGCGATTCAGAGCATTCAAAAACAGCCTGCTTCGGAGTTTATTGGTGTGGAGGGAAGCGTAGCCCGCGAGGCCGGACAGGTGACCATAAAATACGAGCTTTCGGCTGCAGGGCCTTACCGGGTCAATGTGGCGCTGGTCCAGAAGGAAGCCCATACGGCGGTAAAAAACGGGGAGAATGGCGGCCGTACTCTGACTAATACGAACGTTGTCCGGCAATTTAAAACCATTGACCAAGCGAGTACATCGGGCCGTTTATCCCTTCCTCTACCTACGGGTCTTTCGGCCGATCAGACAGCCGTGCTTGTGTATGTCCAGCGAACGGACAATGGGCAAGTCGTGGGTGCCAAACAGTTATAG
- a CDS encoding molybdopterin-dependent oxidoreductase has translation MSQSNEPKLPESDVPESAVRRRMLKSFGWFALAAAVPVGIYEWITNSPKLLGVKKPFRRVLDANEQVARTYFSNTHLVRTYPVNQAAKKARVNGYDGIKTPVAEDWKLQIDRKAGAPAEPSQPLLLTIDDIKALPKHEMAYEFKCIEGWSQIQHWGGARLSDFLVAHKLGTKSGNAPNPDNTDDLFKYIGMETPDKGYYVGIDMESAMHPQTLLAYELNGEPITAPHGAPLRLIIPVKYGVKNLKRIGRIFFSDERPRDFWAERGYDYYVGL, from the coding sequence GTGAGCCAGTCAAACGAACCTAAATTACCCGAAAGCGACGTGCCTGAATCAGCCGTTCGTCGGCGCATGCTGAAATCATTTGGCTGGTTTGCGCTGGCCGCTGCCGTGCCCGTCGGTATCTACGAATGGATTACGAATAGCCCTAAATTGCTAGGCGTTAAGAAGCCGTTTCGGCGGGTACTGGACGCCAATGAACAGGTGGCCCGAACGTATTTCAGCAATACGCACTTAGTCCGTACATATCCTGTAAATCAGGCAGCCAAGAAAGCCAGGGTCAATGGCTATGATGGTATAAAAACGCCCGTTGCCGAAGACTGGAAATTACAGATCGACCGAAAAGCGGGCGCTCCGGCCGAGCCAAGTCAGCCGCTCCTGCTGACCATCGATGACATCAAGGCGCTGCCAAAGCATGAAATGGCCTACGAATTCAAGTGCATTGAAGGCTGGAGCCAGATTCAGCATTGGGGCGGAGCACGGCTATCTGATTTTCTGGTGGCTCACAAACTCGGCACCAAAAGCGGCAATGCGCCCAATCCGGATAACACCGATGACCTGTTCAAGTACATCGGCATGGAAACGCCCGATAAAGGGTATTACGTCGGCATTGATATGGAGAGCGCTATGCACCCGCAGACGTTGCTGGCTTATGAACTGAACGGCGAACCGATTACCGCACCGCATGGTGCCCCGCTCCGGCTGATTATTCCGGTGAAGTATGGTGTTAAAAACCTCAAGCGCATTGGCCGGATCTTCTTTTCGGATGAGCGTCCCCGCGACTTCTGGGCCGAACGAGGCTATGATTACTACGTAGGACTTTAG
- a CDS encoding cytochrome b/b6 domain-containing protein, whose translation MKRIVHKHPLAIRWFHWINFPVLFVMIWSGLLIYWAYDPYKITIGGYTLLSFFPDGFYKFLNVPRRLAEGMAWHWVFMWVFMLNGLAYVIYTFASGEWRHLVPDRRSFREAIQVTLYDLGLRKTQPPFIKYNGAQKIAYFAIMLMGVGSVLTGFAIYKPTQFSWLTRLLGGYEAARLEHFVLTVGYVLFFFVHIGQVIRAGWRNFQSMVTGFEVVETVAPAKKQAMPEPPITPVLPTPQPNGTQPVGPSEPLLTPKPSLS comes from the coding sequence ATGAAACGCATCGTTCACAAACACCCGCTGGCTATCCGGTGGTTTCACTGGATCAACTTCCCGGTTCTGTTCGTCATGATCTGGAGCGGTCTGCTGATTTACTGGGCGTATGATCCGTATAAAATTACGATCGGTGGCTATACGCTTCTTTCCTTTTTCCCGGATGGCTTTTACAAATTCCTGAACGTTCCGCGCCGGCTGGCCGAGGGCATGGCCTGGCATTGGGTATTCATGTGGGTGTTTATGCTGAACGGGCTGGCCTACGTCATCTACACCTTTGCCTCGGGTGAATGGCGGCACCTGGTGCCCGACCGTCGCTCCTTTCGGGAAGCCATTCAGGTGACCTTGTATGATTTGGGGCTTCGCAAAACGCAACCGCCTTTTATCAAATACAACGGCGCGCAGAAAATAGCCTACTTTGCCATCATGCTCATGGGCGTGGGGTCGGTACTGACCGGCTTTGCCATTTACAAACCCACCCAGTTTTCGTGGCTGACCCGTTTGTTGGGCGGATATGAAGCCGCCCGGCTGGAACACTTCGTGCTTACCGTTGGCTATGTGTTGTTTTTCTTTGTTCATATCGGTCAGGTAATCCGGGCAGGCTGGCGCAATTTCCAGTCCATGGTAACGGGTTTTGAGGTCGTTGAAACCGTTGCTCCGGCCAAAAAACAGGCAATGCCCGAACCACCCATAACACCCGTCCTACCCACGCCCCAACCGAATGGGACACAACCCGTCGGACCATCGGAACCCTTGTTAACGCCTAAACCCTCTCTGTCGTGA
- a CDS encoding peroxiredoxin-like family protein, with protein MKNSLFIGLFILLLAFTTGDSIPQRPEDISPLLIGETIPDVRLQSVDNQAVSLLSEVAKKPTVLVFYRGGWCPYCSRQLAELRTLEPDLNKKGYQLIAVSTDSPENLRSTLDKNQLPYTLLSDSDVTAAKAFGLAFKAPAAYGSTLEKGSGGKNVEKLLPVPAVFLLNRQGVIKFEYINPNFKERMPGNLLKAAIESVS; from the coding sequence ATGAAAAACAGTCTTTTTATTGGCTTATTTATCCTTTTACTTGCCTTTACAACAGGAGATTCCATTCCCCAAAGGCCAGAAGACATCAGCCCGCTGTTGATTGGCGAGACAATCCCCGACGTTCGCCTTCAATCCGTTGACAATCAAGCCGTTTCTCTACTATCGGAGGTCGCTAAAAAGCCGACGGTTTTGGTCTTTTACCGGGGCGGCTGGTGCCCTTATTGCAGCCGACAGTTAGCGGAACTGCGCACGCTGGAACCGGATCTGAACAAAAAAGGGTATCAGCTTATTGCTGTCAGTACGGATAGTCCCGAAAATTTAAGGAGCACCCTCGACAAAAATCAACTTCCGTACACGCTTCTTTCCGACTCCGACGTAACCGCAGCCAAAGCATTCGGACTGGCTTTCAAGGCACCAGCTGCCTATGGCTCGACACTGGAAAAAGGGAGTGGCGGAAAAAATGTCGAGAAGTTATTACCAGTACCCGCCGTTTTTTTGCTTAATCGACAGGGAGTTATAAAATTTGAATACATTAACCCCAACTTTAAGGAGCGGATGCCGGGCAACTTGCTGAAAGCCGCGATTGAATCGGTTAGCTAG
- a CDS encoding carboxymuconolactone decarboxylase family protein, whose product MASFTVPTRDQVSAQNQQLFDTLQKGLGFVPNLYATFGLSDNGLGAYLAFQQSQTKGAFRAKEREAINLVVSQVNKCVYCLAAHTALGKMNGFSDQQMLQLRAGYADFDPKLDALVKLAQAITETKGHPATELVDAYIAAGYAQSSVIDLILMVGDKIMSNYLHSMTNIPVDFPAAPALESIEA is encoded by the coding sequence ATGGCAAGTTTCACAGTACCAACACGAGATCAGGTTTCAGCACAAAATCAACAACTATTCGATACGTTACAAAAAGGGCTCGGTTTCGTTCCGAATCTCTATGCTACCTTCGGCTTGTCTGACAATGGCCTGGGCGCATATTTAGCTTTTCAGCAGAGTCAGACAAAAGGGGCGTTCAGAGCGAAAGAACGCGAAGCGATCAATTTGGTCGTTTCGCAGGTCAACAAGTGTGTCTATTGTTTGGCGGCCCACACAGCTCTAGGCAAAATGAACGGTTTTTCAGACCAGCAAATGCTGCAACTCCGCGCTGGGTATGCTGACTTTGACCCGAAACTCGATGCTCTGGTTAAACTAGCGCAAGCCATTACCGAAACCAAAGGCCATCCGGCCACTGAACTGGTTGATGCCTATATAGCGGCTGGCTATGCACAGAGCAGCGTCATTGATCTGATTCTGATGGTTGGCGATAAGATCATGTCAAATTATCTGCACAGTATGACTAACATTCCTGTCGACTTCCCTGCGGCCCCCGCTCTCGAAAGCATTGAGGCCTGA
- a CDS encoding helix-turn-helix domain-containing protein: MLHTYQDPKTAGILNLICQEPGFERYFFREPQSRLLTIAWNVGDDQAVLIDGINYLFPRQTMLPLMVSQSVSFEHPDTIVAWQFDRAFYCIVDHDKEVSCVGFLFYGAKDPLFLALSSSEQTKFDALLTVFHDEFSTHDAIQGEMLRMLLKRLIIKLTRLAKEQYLDPTLSEKDLDLVRRFNLLVEIHYRKLHAVSDYAELLNKSPKTLSNLFAIYNQKSPLQLIHERIVLEAKRLLLYTDKSTKEIAYELGFEEVPHFSRFFKKQVNLPPSEFKEHIKSNLSIPLPLGKN; the protein is encoded by the coding sequence ATGCTACATACGTATCAGGACCCAAAAACGGCGGGCATACTGAACCTGATTTGTCAGGAGCCTGGCTTCGAACGTTACTTCTTCCGGGAACCACAAAGCCGTCTACTGACCATTGCCTGGAACGTTGGCGACGACCAGGCCGTCCTGATCGATGGCATCAACTATCTGTTTCCCCGGCAGACTATGCTGCCCCTGATGGTCAGCCAATCGGTCAGTTTTGAACACCCCGACACCATTGTTGCCTGGCAGTTTGATCGGGCCTTTTATTGCATTGTGGATCATGATAAGGAAGTATCCTGTGTTGGTTTTCTGTTTTACGGCGCTAAAGACCCCCTTTTCCTGGCGCTTAGCTCCAGCGAGCAAACGAAGTTCGATGCCTTGCTGACGGTATTCCACGATGAATTTTCGACCCATGATGCCATACAGGGCGAAATGCTCCGCATGCTGCTGAAGCGGCTGATCATCAAACTTACCCGGTTGGCAAAAGAGCAATACCTTGATCCAACCCTCAGTGAGAAAGACCTCGACCTGGTTCGGCGATTCAATCTGCTGGTCGAAATTCATTACCGGAAGCTTCACGCCGTTAGTGACTACGCGGAGCTGCTTAATAAATCGCCCAAAACGTTGTCTAATCTGTTTGCGATCTATAATCAGAAAAGTCCGCTGCAACTTATTCACGAACGAATCGTACTGGAAGCCAAGCGGTTACTACTCTATACCGACAAATCGACGAAAGAAATTGCCTATGAGCTAGGCTTTGAAGAAGTCCCCCATTTTAGTCGTTTTTTCAAGAAGCAGGTCAACCTGCCCCCATCCGAATTTAAGGAACACATAAAAAGTAACCTGTCAATACCGTTACCTCTCGGGAAGAATTGA
- a CDS encoding MBL fold metallo-hydrolase, with the protein MLIKPLDTGLFKLDGGAMFGVVPKSIWQKQSPADERNLCNWAMRCLLVEEGNRLMLVDTGAGDKQDAKFFAYYDLPNGKTLVGAVEQAGYSINDITDVLLTHLHFDHAGGAVQYTDASRTKLEATFPRASYWSHSGQWDWATNPNPRERATYLRENFMPLHENDQLRFIDQEDLAIPGVDLLYVDGHTEKMTLPTFQVTGRTGQRRTVAFCADLIPSVAHIPVPYVMGYDVRPLLTLNEKTEFLNRAVAEDWVLVFDHDPTVEAATLERTDKGVRVKDTGTLAEFLS; encoded by the coding sequence ATGCTGATCAAACCCCTTGATACCGGACTTTTCAAACTTGATGGTGGCGCTATGTTTGGCGTGGTTCCGAAGTCGATCTGGCAAAAACAAAGTCCCGCCGATGAGCGAAACCTATGCAACTGGGCCATGCGCTGCCTGCTTGTTGAGGAAGGCAACCGGCTTATGCTGGTCGATACCGGTGCGGGCGACAAGCAGGACGCTAAATTCTTCGCCTATTATGACCTGCCCAACGGGAAAACGCTGGTTGGGGCGGTTGAACAGGCCGGGTACTCCATCAATGATATTACCGATGTCCTGCTGACGCACCTGCACTTCGATCACGCGGGTGGGGCTGTGCAGTACACAGATGCCAGCCGCACGAAGCTCGAAGCAACGTTTCCGCGGGCAAGCTACTGGAGCCATAGTGGTCAGTGGGACTGGGCAACGAACCCTAATCCCCGTGAACGGGCCACGTACCTGCGCGAAAACTTTATGCCCTTGCACGAGAACGACCAGCTTCGGTTTATCGATCAGGAAGACCTGGCTATACCCGGTGTTGACTTGCTTTATGTGGATGGACACACCGAAAAAATGACGTTGCCCACGTTTCAGGTTACGGGCCGTACGGGACAACGGCGTACCGTAGCCTTTTGTGCCGATCTTATACCATCGGTGGCGCACATTCCCGTTCCCTATGTAATGGGGTATGACGTGCGCCCGCTCCTGACACTCAATGAAAAAACGGAGTTTCTTAACCGGGCTGTTGCGGAAGATTGGGTGCTTGTTTTCGATCACGACCCAACCGTCGAAGCCGCCACCTTGGAGCGCACCGACAAGGGCGTCCGGGTAAAAGATACCGGAACATTAGCGGAATTTTTGTCGTAA
- a CDS encoding patatin-like phospholipase family protein, whose translation MKIGLVLSGGGARGIAHLGVIKALQEMGIPFDQIAGTSAGSITGALLAQGYTPDESLKIIESSSFMRHLRPAWNRMGLLRLDMVVDLYRKYIPHDSFEGLKIPLHVVAVDLNAGEQVVFEKGELIRPVLASCCLPGIFEPMLIHKRQFVDGGVLNNLPVDVIENKVDFLIGSHCNVLGPRKPITSMRGVIERSLVLAVQSKTRDRFAKCNVLIEPPQLSQYTTTDISKARELFRIGHQYTRSMAADISKALERTTLELS comes from the coding sequence ATGAAAATAGGGTTGGTGTTATCAGGGGGAGGGGCTCGTGGCATTGCTCATCTGGGGGTCATAAAAGCCTTGCAGGAAATGGGCATACCGTTCGACCAGATTGCCGGAACTAGTGCCGGTTCCATTACCGGTGCTTTGCTGGCTCAGGGGTACACACCCGACGAAAGTCTGAAAATCATTGAATCGTCTTCGTTTATGCGCCACTTGCGCCCTGCCTGGAACCGAATGGGCCTGCTGCGTCTGGACATGGTCGTCGACTTATACAGAAAGTACATTCCGCACGACTCATTTGAAGGGCTTAAAATTCCGTTACACGTGGTTGCGGTCGATTTGAATGCTGGCGAACAGGTCGTTTTCGAGAAAGGAGAACTGATCCGACCTGTACTGGCATCATGCTGTTTACCGGGTATTTTTGAGCCAATGCTCATTCACAAACGCCAGTTTGTGGATGGAGGTGTCTTGAATAACTTGCCGGTTGATGTGATCGAAAACAAAGTTGATTTCCTGATCGGATCGCATTGCAATGTATTGGGTCCCCGTAAACCGATTACCTCCATGCGGGGAGTTATTGAGCGTAGCTTAGTGCTTGCCGTGCAAAGCAAAACAAGAGACCGCTTCGCCAAGTGTAACGTGCTGATTGAGCCGCCCCAACTTTCGCAGTATACAACAACGGACATCAGCAAAGCCCGCGAGTTATTTCGGATCGGTCATCAATATACCCGCTCGATGGCGGCAGATATTAGCAAAGCCCTGGAGCGAACAACGCTCGAACTCTCATAG